In Paenacidovorax monticola, the genomic window GTTTCTTCACCATGGTGGCGGTGGACGAAGACCGCAAGCCCACGGCCGTGCCCACGCTGTCGCCCGGCACGCACGACGAGCGCCGCCGCTGGGCCGCGGCGCTGCTGCGCAAGGAGCTGCGGCGCGAGCAGGCCGCCCGCTTCGAGCAGGTGCGCATCGAGGCCGCGGGCCAGGCCGGCGGCTGAGCGGCTGTCAGCCCGCGCGCTGCCGCAAGGGCGGCGCGGAGGCCGGGTCCTGCAGCGCGGCCACGCCGCGCACCACGTCGCCCACCACGATGACCGAGGGGCTGGCGAGCCGTTCACGCTCGATGGTGGCGTGCAGCTGGCCCAGTGTGGTGACCGCGTGGCGCTGCGTGGGCAGGCTCGCGTGCTGGATCACCACGGCCGGCGTGTGGGCGGGCAGGCCGTGCAGCAGTTCGGCCTGGATGCGCGCCGCGCCGCTCATGCCCATGTAGATGACGAGCGTGAGCCGGGCATCGCGCGCCGTGGCCGCAAGCTGGCGCCAGTCGGTGCCCGCGTCGCCGGGCTTGGCGTGGCCCGTGATGAAGACCACGCCGTGCGCATGCTCGCGGTGCGTGAGTGGCGCACCCAGCGCCGTCAGGCCCGCGAGGCCTGCCGTGATGCCGTTGATGACCTGCACCTCCACGCCCGCGGCGCGCAGGTGCTCCACCTCTTCGCCACCGCGCCCGAAGATGAACGGGTCGCCGCCCTTGAGGCGCACCACGTTCTCGCCCTCGTGCACCGCCATGAGCATGAGCTTCTCGATGAAGGCCTGTGGCGTGCTCTTGCAGC contains:
- the cobA gene encoding uroporphyrinogen-III C-methyltransferase, with the translated sequence MSHDPTSPAYPHGAVQRGSCTLVGAGPGDPDLLTLKALKAIQAATVLLVDDLVSDAIVAHAAPTARVVYVGKRGGCKSTPQAFIEKLMLMAVHEGENVVRLKGGDPFIFGRGGEEVEHLRAAGVEVQVINGITAGLAGLTALGAPLTHREHAHGVVFITGHAKPGDAGTDWRQLAATARDARLTLVIYMGMSGAARIQAELLHGLPAHTPAVVIQHASLPTQRHAVTTLGQLHATIERERLASPSVIVVGDVVRGVAALQDPASAPPLRQRAG